Proteins encoded by one window of Paraburkholderia terrae:
- a CDS encoding glutamine synthetase family protein: MSFVENHGLWTDAQHAAYAELLDRLKKSDVQVVRFSFPDQHGLLRGKTLVVDEAISAFKSGVTLTSTLLAKDTSHRTVFPVFTAGGGFDMPEMQGACDTLMVADPETFRILPWAPHTGWVLCDVYFPNGRPVPFGTRHLFRRALEQLGNHGFEFVSGLEVEFHVFKVTDPNMKPEHSGQPGIPPDVELLSHGYQYLTELRYDAVDNVMEMLRRGIDGLALPVRSLEVEYGPSQFEFTFAPTRGIKSADDMILFRSAVKQICQRNGYHATFMCRPRIPNVVSSGWHLHQSLVHSADGSNAFMPTNTDAPLSTVGQRYLAGLLAHAQGAAALSTPTINGYRRYRPYSNAPDRANWGCDNRGVMLRVLGGQNDPATRIENRVGEPAANPYLYFGSQVLSGLDGLRRKLELPASADTPYETQADALPRTLSDAIAALHADESLREGFGSAFIDYFCKLKEAEINRFNLEVTEWEHREYFETF; the protein is encoded by the coding sequence ATGTCTTTTGTTGAAAACCATGGTTTGTGGACGGACGCCCAGCATGCTGCGTACGCCGAGCTACTCGATCGGCTCAAAAAGAGCGACGTTCAAGTGGTCCGCTTTTCGTTTCCCGATCAGCACGGACTGCTGCGCGGCAAGACGCTCGTCGTCGACGAGGCGATCAGCGCATTCAAGTCCGGCGTCACGCTGACGAGCACGCTGCTCGCCAAAGATACTTCGCACCGCACGGTGTTCCCCGTGTTTACGGCAGGCGGCGGCTTCGACATGCCTGAAATGCAGGGCGCCTGCGATACCTTGATGGTCGCCGATCCCGAGACCTTCCGCATTCTGCCGTGGGCGCCGCATACGGGCTGGGTGCTGTGCGACGTCTATTTTCCGAACGGCAGGCCCGTGCCGTTCGGCACGCGTCATCTGTTTCGCCGTGCGCTGGAGCAACTCGGCAATCATGGGTTCGAATTCGTGTCCGGTCTCGAAGTCGAGTTTCATGTCTTCAAGGTCACCGATCCGAACATGAAGCCCGAACATTCGGGACAGCCGGGCATTCCGCCCGATGTCGAGCTCCTTTCGCACGGTTATCAGTATCTGACGGAACTGCGCTACGACGCCGTCGATAACGTGATGGAAATGCTCAGGCGCGGCATCGACGGGCTCGCGTTGCCCGTGCGCTCGCTCGAAGTCGAATACGGCCCGAGCCAGTTCGAGTTCACGTTCGCGCCGACCCGAGGCATCAAGAGTGCCGACGACATGATTCTGTTCCGCAGCGCGGTCAAGCAGATCTGTCAGCGCAACGGTTATCACGCGACCTTCATGTGCCGCCCGCGCATTCCGAATGTCGTGTCGAGTGGATGGCATCTGCATCAGTCGCTCGTGCATAGCGCGGACGGCAGCAACGCGTTCATGCCGACGAATACGGACGCGCCGCTCTCGACCGTCGGTCAGCGTTATCTCGCAGGCTTGCTCGCGCACGCGCAGGGCGCAGCCGCACTGTCGACGCCGACCATCAACGGATATCGCCGCTATCGGCCGTACTCGAATGCGCCCGATCGCGCGAACTGGGGATGCGACAACCGCGGCGTGATGCTGCGCGTGCTGGGAGGACAAAACGATCCCGCGACGCGCATCGAAAACCGTGTCGGCGAGCCGGCCGCGAATCCGTATCTGTACTTCGGCTCGCAGGTGCTCTCAGGGCTGGACGGACTCAGACGCAAACTCGAACTGCCCGCCTCTGCGGATACGCCCTACGAAACGCAGGCCGATGCATTGCCTCGCACATTGAGCGATGCGATCGCCGCGCTGCATGCCGACGAATCACTGCGCGAAGGATTCGGCAGCGCCTTCATCGACTACTTCTGCAAGCTGAAGGAAGCGGAGATCAATCGCTTCAATCTGGAAGTCACCGAGTGGGAACACCGCGAGTATTTCGAAACGTTCTGA
- a CDS encoding 2Fe-2S iron-sulfur cluster-binding protein gives MPIVTYILRDGDRREIEVPAGTSVMEAAIHGNVRGIDAECGGCLSCATCHVYIDASSTADLPLPDDSELELLDGVAAERRPESRLSCQLVMMAAMEGLVVRIPPTQG, from the coding sequence ATGCCTATCGTCACCTACATTCTGCGCGACGGCGATCGCCGCGAAATCGAAGTACCCGCCGGCACCAGCGTGATGGAGGCCGCGATTCACGGCAACGTACGCGGCATCGATGCCGAATGCGGCGGCTGCCTTTCGTGCGCGACGTGCCATGTTTATATCGATGCATCGTCGACAGCGGACCTGCCGTTGCCCGACGACTCCGAACTGGAACTGCTCGACGGCGTTGCCGCCGAGCGGCGGCCCGAAAGCCGACTGAGCTGCCAGCTCGTCATGATGGCTGCGATGGAGGGGCTCGTTGTCCGCATTCCGCCCACGCAAGGGTGA
- a CDS encoding NAD(P)/FAD-dependent oxidoreductase, whose product MNSTLVVVGASYAGVQLAASARELGFDGRIVLLGDEPDAPYQRPPLSKGFLTGSFAEQRLPLRSQAFFDEEKIEWMPSTRATHIDRERREIELHDGSRIAYHHVALTTGARVRKLDCPGATLDAVHYLRDLRDARRLAQTTRTARRAVVIGGGYIGLEAAASLRQQGLEVTVVETEPRLLARVASPWLSGFMLRAHTEHGVAFEFGRKVVALHDADGSVSVELDDGVRLICELVVVGIGVVPNTELAADCGLNVAGGVVVDACARTSDPSIVAAGDCASFVPHWAPPGARACRIESVQNANDMAKTAAATVVGRSEPYRALPWFWSDQYDLKLQMAGVNAGFTDYAMRGSVEDKRFSLFYFRDDKLIAVDSINRPQDHMFARKLLSNGARVSAEAVRDPAFDLKALASGDAHAPRGVVE is encoded by the coding sequence ATGAATAGCACGCTTGTGGTTGTCGGCGCGTCGTATGCGGGTGTCCAGCTTGCGGCGTCCGCGCGCGAACTCGGCTTTGACGGCCGTATCGTCTTGCTCGGCGACGAGCCCGATGCGCCTTACCAACGTCCGCCGCTGTCGAAGGGCTTTTTGACGGGTAGCTTTGCGGAGCAGCGTTTACCGCTGCGTTCGCAGGCGTTTTTCGACGAAGAGAAGATCGAATGGATGCCGTCGACGCGCGCCACGCACATCGACCGCGAGCGTCGCGAGATCGAACTGCACGACGGCTCGCGCATCGCGTATCACCACGTTGCGCTGACGACGGGGGCGCGCGTGCGCAAGCTCGACTGTCCCGGTGCCACTCTCGATGCCGTTCACTATCTACGCGATCTGCGCGACGCAAGGCGTCTTGCGCAGACAACGCGCACGGCGCGACGAGCGGTTGTGATCGGCGGCGGCTATATCGGTCTCGAAGCGGCGGCGTCGCTGCGTCAGCAGGGACTCGAAGTGACGGTGGTGGAGACGGAGCCGCGTCTGCTTGCACGCGTCGCGTCGCCGTGGTTGTCCGGCTTCATGCTGCGTGCTCACACGGAGCATGGCGTCGCGTTCGAATTCGGACGCAAGGTGGTCGCGTTGCACGACGCGGATGGGAGCGTATCGGTTGAACTCGATGATGGCGTACGGCTCATATGCGAGCTCGTCGTGGTCGGTATCGGCGTGGTTCCGAATACCGAACTCGCCGCCGACTGCGGACTGAACGTGGCGGGCGGCGTCGTGGTGGACGCCTGCGCGCGCACCAGCGACCCGTCGATCGTCGCCGCCGGCGATTGCGCTTCGTTCGTCCCCCACTGGGCGCCGCCGGGTGCGCGCGCATGCCGCATCGAATCCGTGCAGAACGCAAACGATATGGCAAAGACGGCAGCGGCAACAGTTGTCGGGCGGTCGGAGCCGTATCGCGCGCTGCCCTGGTTCTGGTCCGATCAATACGACCTGAAGCTGCAGATGGCCGGCGTGAACGCGGGCTTTACCGACTACGCGATGCGCGGTTCCGTCGAAGACAAGCGTTTCTCGCTGTTCTACTTTCGCGACGACAAGCTGATCGCTGTCGATAGCATCAACCGGCCGCAGGATCACATGTTCGCGCGCAAGCTGCTCTCGAACGGCGCACGAGTTTCGGCGGAGGCGGTGCGCGATCCCGCATTCGATCTGAAAGCGCTCGCGAGCGGCGATGCGCATGCGCCACGGGGAGTCGTGGAATGA
- a CDS encoding gamma-glutamyl-gamma-aminobutyrate hydrolase family protein, producing the protein MSAEKHDRPLVGLVCDRFFVGEHDQHGAKHSYVRALMSGANVSPVLIPASREIESVDAYLDGVSGLLFPGGASNVEARRYGGETSRDVLTDPDRDHVALELMRGAAARGMPILAICRGFQEMNVAFGGTLHTDIYASGHSEDHLEDLAEDLPTRYRYRHEVELAPAGMLSTLANAQRVRVNSLHRQGVAALAPGLVVEARAPDGLIEAYRLNGHDFALGVQWHPEVMTQHDALSRSIFEAFGASCRRYRHAAQPATDHHEG; encoded by the coding sequence ATGAGCGCTGAAAAACACGACCGTCCTCTCGTCGGACTGGTATGCGACCGCTTCTTCGTCGGTGAACACGACCAGCATGGCGCGAAGCACAGCTATGTTCGCGCGCTGATGTCGGGTGCGAATGTCAGTCCCGTGCTGATTCCAGCATCGCGAGAGATCGAATCGGTAGATGCTTATCTCGACGGCGTGAGCGGGTTGCTGTTTCCAGGTGGCGCATCGAACGTGGAGGCGCGTAGATATGGCGGCGAAACAAGTCGCGACGTGCTCACCGATCCCGATCGCGACCACGTCGCGCTCGAACTGATGCGCGGCGCTGCGGCGCGCGGTATGCCCATTCTCGCGATCTGTCGTGGCTTCCAGGAAATGAATGTCGCCTTTGGCGGCACGCTCCATACGGACATCTACGCGTCCGGTCATTCGGAAGACCATCTCGAAGACCTCGCAGAAGATCTGCCTACCCGCTATCGATACCGCCACGAAGTCGAACTCGCGCCAGCAGGCATGCTGTCGACGCTCGCCAATGCGCAACGCGTGCGCGTGAATTCGCTGCATCGGCAGGGCGTTGCCGCGCTCGCGCCGGGCCTTGTCGTCGAAGCTCGCGCGCCCGACGGCCTGATCGAAGCGTATCGGCTGAACGGACACGACTTCGCGCTCGGCGTGCAGTGGCATCCGGAAGTCATGACGCAACACGACGCATTGTCGCGTTCGATCTTCGAAGCATTCGGCGCGAGTTGTCGCCGCTATCGTCATGCGGCGCAGCCCGCCACCGATCATCATGAGGGTTAG
- a CDS encoding LysR substrate-binding domain-containing protein yields MSADRIDLNLLRVFDAIFEDRNLALAGKRLNLSQSAISHALGRMRQVLGDDLFVRTGKGMEPTVRAVGMAAQVRGALAQIRAALGVDAFDPRVAQRKFVVAANDYITSLVLGRLSQRLRAEAPLVDLVIRPSTRLDLAGQIDVGRIDVAIGIFADVPTRLRSAQLWEQTDVVLLHRDHPIAERAVTRDDLLAYPLVAISQGGEEEGAVSGFIIERGLARQSEMFNRDALNRAFADGADVPRMRMSVAHSLAIPALLRHSDMLALVPSSLGRELERYGELKMHATPYECHNAAVRAVWHERNDTDPALQWLRHQLADVARQVRSC; encoded by the coding sequence ATGTCAGCGGATCGCATCGACCTGAACCTGCTGCGCGTATTCGACGCGATATTCGAAGACCGCAATCTTGCTCTCGCGGGCAAGCGCCTGAATCTGAGTCAATCGGCGATCAGCCACGCGCTTGGACGCATGCGCCAGGTGCTCGGCGATGACCTGTTCGTGCGCACGGGCAAGGGCATGGAGCCAACGGTGCGCGCCGTCGGCATGGCTGCGCAGGTGCGCGGCGCGCTGGCGCAGATCAGGGCGGCGCTGGGCGTGGATGCATTCGATCCGCGCGTCGCGCAACGCAAGTTCGTCGTCGCGGCGAACGACTACATCACGTCGTTGGTGCTCGGGCGTTTGAGCCAACGGCTGCGCGCGGAAGCGCCGCTCGTGGACCTGGTGATCCGTCCATCGACGCGGCTCGATCTCGCAGGCCAGATCGACGTCGGCCGGATCGATGTGGCGATCGGCATATTCGCGGATGTGCCGACGCGCTTGCGGTCGGCGCAGTTGTGGGAGCAGACGGATGTGGTGCTGCTTCATCGAGACCACCCCATCGCCGAGCGCGCCGTTACGCGTGACGATCTGCTTGCTTATCCGCTTGTCGCCATTTCGCAAGGCGGCGAGGAAGAGGGCGCAGTGAGCGGCTTCATCATCGAGCGCGGGCTCGCGCGGCAATCGGAGATGTTCAACCGCGACGCGCTCAACCGCGCATTCGCCGATGGTGCCGACGTGCCACGCATGCGCATGTCGGTCGCGCATTCGCTTGCCATTCCCGCGCTGCTTCGTCACAGCGACATGCTCGCGCTCGTGCCGTCATCGCTTGGCCGTGAACTGGAGCGCTACGGCGAACTGAAAATGCACGCGACGCCTTACGAGTGCCACAACGCCGCCGTGCGCGCCGTCTGGCACGAACGCAACGACACGGACCCCGCGCTGCAATGGTTGCGGCACCAGCTTGCCGATGTCGCTCGGCAGGTTCGCAGCTGTTGA
- a CDS encoding MFS transporter — protein MEETRTVDIQALINEHPFSRFQWLVFAMCFVIVLMDGFDTAAIGFIAPSLLSEWHIGRAALAPVLSAALFGLACGALLSGPLSDRCGRRLVLTLSVLLFGVACFASAYAQDLAALTTLRFVTGVGLGAAMPNAVTLMSEYCPDGRRATIVNLMFCGFPLGAALGGFLAAWMIPQFGWRSVLLLGGAVPLLLAIVLAFRLPESIRYMVARQQPVEKIRNVMVRISADARSAHAFVMRESVRHAPGSGGIRIVLSRSFILGSVMLWLCYFMGLVIFYGLVNWMPVLLKDAGLSPQRAALVSALFPLGGVGTVLCGMLMDRFNPNRVVAAAYAFGAISVYAIGQAVGDIGLLMCAVFIAGVLVNTAQASMPALAAAFYPTAGRGTGVAWMLGVGRFGGIAGSFLVAELSRQQVSLPGIFTVVAVSGAVACVALLIKQATCSSAGVQDVAEGESLAH, from the coding sequence ATGGAAGAGACCCGGACTGTCGATATACAAGCGCTCATCAACGAGCACCCTTTCTCCCGCTTTCAGTGGCTCGTATTTGCGATGTGCTTCGTCATCGTGCTGATGGATGGTTTCGATACGGCTGCGATCGGTTTTATCGCGCCTTCGCTGCTGTCGGAGTGGCATATCGGCAGGGCGGCGCTTGCGCCTGTGCTGAGTGCCGCGCTCTTTGGGCTCGCTTGCGGCGCCTTGCTTTCTGGACCTCTGTCTGACAGGTGCGGTCGACGCCTCGTGCTCACCTTGTCCGTGCTGCTGTTTGGCGTGGCGTGTTTCGCATCGGCTTACGCGCAGGATCTGGCCGCGTTGACGACGCTGCGTTTCGTCACGGGCGTCGGACTCGGTGCCGCGATGCCGAATGCCGTCACGCTGATGAGCGAGTACTGCCCCGACGGCCGGCGTGCCACGATCGTCAATCTGATGTTCTGCGGATTCCCTTTGGGTGCCGCCCTGGGTGGATTTCTCGCTGCATGGATGATTCCGCAGTTCGGTTGGCGCAGCGTTCTGCTGCTTGGCGGCGCAGTGCCGTTGCTGCTTGCCATCGTGCTCGCATTCAGGTTGCCGGAGTCGATCCGTTACATGGTGGCGCGACAGCAGCCGGTCGAGAAGATTCGCAACGTGATGGTTCGCATCAGCGCGGACGCGCGTTCTGCGCATGCTTTCGTCATGCGGGAATCCGTCAGGCATGCACCGGGGAGTGGCGGCATTCGTATCGTGTTGTCGCGTTCATTCATTCTCGGCTCCGTGATGCTGTGGCTGTGCTACTTCATGGGCCTCGTCATCTTCTATGGACTGGTCAACTGGATGCCCGTCCTTCTCAAGGATGCGGGACTGAGTCCGCAGCGCGCGGCGCTCGTATCCGCGCTGTTTCCGCTGGGCGGCGTGGGCACGGTGCTGTGCGGCATGCTGATGGACCGCTTCAATCCTAATCGCGTTGTCGCTGCCGCTTATGCATTCGGTGCGATCAGCGTGTATGCCATTGGCCAGGCAGTCGGCGATATCGGCCTGCTGATGTGCGCAGTGTTTATCGCCGGTGTGCTGGTGAACACCGCGCAGGCGTCGATGCCCGCTCTCGCGGCTGCATTCTATCCAACGGCGGGACGCGGCACGGGTGTCGCGTGGATGTTGGGCGTAGGGCGCTTTGGCGGCATCGCGGGATCGTTTCTCGTCGCGGAATTGTCGCGGCAGCAGGTCAGTCTGCCGGGCATTTTCACGGTCGTTGCGGTATCGGGCGCGGTCGCGTGCGTGGCCCTGCTGATCAAGCAGGCGACGTGTTCGAGCGCAGGTGTGCAGGATGTCGCGGAGGGCGAATCGCTCGCACACTAG
- a CDS encoding DUF4863 family protein — protein sequence MSQTPTTSTKDQLVARCLPFLEEVRDMTTGVEVEQWLNTKYGVDSDLYKDLARLITLGVKEGWAADVEISGPKYRRARLVAPSAETFYFSITAVLMDSTDNAQNNPEGAFRGDYHSHPYGEFNLVVPLNEGAALAGPSGWCYGGWTAPAPGSHHFPEAKGGAVIALFFLPSGRIAYDISPPAH from the coding sequence ATGTCTCAAACCCCCACTACAAGCACCAAAGACCAGCTCGTAGCACGTTGTCTGCCATTTCTCGAAGAAGTGAGAGACATGACCACAGGCGTCGAGGTCGAGCAATGGCTCAACACGAAATACGGCGTCGATAGCGATCTGTACAAGGATCTCGCCCGCCTCATCACGCTCGGCGTAAAAGAAGGCTGGGCGGCCGACGTCGAGATTTCCGGCCCGAAGTACCGGCGTGCGCGACTCGTCGCGCCTTCTGCGGAAACGTTCTATTTCAGCATCACGGCGGTGCTGATGGACAGTACCGACAATGCGCAGAACAACCCTGAAGGCGCGTTTCGCGGCGACTACCACTCGCATCCTTATGGCGAGTTCAATCTCGTCGTGCCGCTCAACGAAGGCGCCGCGCTCGCCGGCCCGAGCGGATGGTGCTACGGCGGCTGGACCGCGCCCGCGCCAGGCAGCCATCACTTTCCCGAGGCAAAAGGCGGTGCGGTGATCGCGCTGTTCTTCTTGCCTTCGGGCCGCATTGCATACGACATCAGCCCGCCCGCACACTGA